ACTCGGGATTCCGAAGATGTCCATTTCCTGGGCAATTTCGATATGATCGTCGCGATCGACATAGTAAAACTCGAATCCATTAAACGTTTGCTCGATTTCTGGCATGAACGGATCCAAGAAGCGGCAATCCGGGCACCAGTTTGCTGAGAATAAAAAGACGGCTTGTCCTTGTTTTGCTGTATCGAATTCTTGTTTTGATTGTAGTGTTTTCACGATGATTTCCTCCTTTGATTTCCTTAGAAGTCATTGCCCTCATCATAGCATATTCAATTGTGACTGTGCGTTTTCGTGCTTGGTTTGCTATACTGCAACTAGAAAACACCGAGAAAGGACTCCACTATGGCAGATCAACCAATCAAACATCCGTTCGAACGCTTCGTCGGCTTCGTCGGCATGACGAGTTGTTTACGTTACGGCTACTCCTTCATTGATTCCGAACGGAGTTTGCCGGAAATCTTTTTATATTTGGTCGTCGGTTTTGCGCTTATCATCCTACTCGAAGCACTCGGAAAACGACTTGCTCGGAAATTACCGGTCGTACGCATGCGATATTTGACACCACTCTATTTGATTTACCTCTATGTCTTCTTTACGAGCTTTTATTCAAGTTCATTCGGATTCGCTTTATGAAAAAAGCTGATTCAAAAGTCATTTGCTTGTTTGTCCACATTCGGTCAAACAAGTATTCTTTTGAATCAGCTTTTTGTACTTAATATTCGATTTTTAAGTCACCATCTTGAATCCGACCAAAGCGTCGCAAGACACGATAGATGAAGTAACTGATAATTCCCGGCGCAATGAAACAGAGCACAGCGACTGCTATGTAATATTCCATTTCGAACCCCATCGTTTTTAGTAACATTAACGGACCAACGAATCCGCTCGTTCCCATACCGGAGCCTTCCGGATTGCTCTCTAGCATCAATAGCACAGTTGCGAACGGTGCTAATATGGCACCGGCTACAGTCGGCGGTAGAAGAATCCAAGGATTTCGAATGATATTTCCGACCTGTAACATCGATGTTCCAATCCCTTGAGCAACTACACCACCGATTCCGTTATCGCGGTAACTGATGACGCCAAAGCCAATCATCTGCGCTGCACAACCAATCGTTGCCGCGCCGGCAGCGAGTCCGTCTAAACCAAGCATGATTCCAAGTGCGGCACTCGATATCGGTGCCGTCAAGGCAAGCCCCATGATGGTAGCGATGAATATGCCCATGAATAACGGCTCGCGTTCCGTTCCCCAGCGAATCAACTCACCAAGATCCGTCATCCCTTTTCCAATCCACTTACCCGCGTAACGTCCAGCAAAAAATCCAGCTACTAACGTAACGAACGGCGTCAATAAGATGTCGAGTCGCGTCGTCTTCGAAACGAGTTTCCCAATTTCCGTTGCAAGTAATGTCGCGACATAACTACCAGCAGGTCCACCCGCTTCGTATCCGAATGCACCAACGGCAACGGCAGCGAATAAAATCAGTGGTGGTGCCTCGAGGGCAAAGGCTACGGCAACACCGATTGCTGGTCCAGTCAACGCAATCGCCTGCTCCCCTAATTGAATGAGGAACTTCGCTTCAATCCCACGATCGACTAATCCTTCACCGATTGTCCGAATAATCAATCCCATGATCAGCGAGCTAAACAATCCAAGTGCCATATAACTTAATACGGTAATGAAATATACTTTAGGGCTTAGTGAGATCCCTTTTTCTTTAAACATCTTGTCACGTCCTTTTCTCAACATCGCGTATCATTATATCAAATCTCCGTTCAATTCGACTAG
This window of the Exiguobacterium acetylicum genome carries:
- a CDS encoding thioredoxin family protein, whose protein sequence is MKTLQSKQEFDTAKQGQAVFLFSANWCPDCRFLDPFMPEIEQTFNGFEFYYVDRDDHIEIAQEMDIFGIPSFVAFRDGEETGRYVGKERKTPEQVTAFLETV
- a CDS encoding PTS transporter subunit IIC, producing the protein MFKEKGISLSPKVYFITVLSYMALGLFSSLIMGLIIRTIGEGLVDRGIEAKFLIQLGEQAIALTGPAIGVAVAFALEAPPLILFAAVAVGAFGYEAGGPAGSYVATLLATEIGKLVSKTTRLDILLTPFVTLVAGFFAGRYAGKWIGKGMTDLGELIRWGTEREPLFMGIFIATIMGLALTAPISSAALGIMLGLDGLAAGAATIGCAAQMIGFGVISYRDNGIGGVVAQGIGTSMLQVGNIIRNPWILLPPTVAGAILAPFATVLLMLESNPEGSGMGTSGFVGPLMLLKTMGFEMEYYIAVAVLCFIAPGIISYFIYRVLRRFGRIQDGDLKIEY